GCGGCGGCATGGCCAATACCTTTCTCGCCGCTATGGGGCTCGATGTGGGCAAATCGCTCTGCGAACATGACATGACCGCCACCGCCCGCGAGATCATGCTCAAGGCAGGGGATGCAGGCTGCAAGATCGTTCTGCCCGCCGATGTGGTCGTCGCACGCGACTTTGCCGCCGGTGCCCCGCATGAGGTAGTGGGCGCCCATGCCTGCCCGCCCGACGCCATGATCCTTGACGCAGGCCCTCAGGCCGTGGCGCGCATCATCGCCACGCTCGATGCCGCCAAAACGCTGATCTGGAACGGCCCGCTGGGTGCCTTTGAAATCGCCCCCTTCGATACCGCCACCAATGCCGCCGCCTCCCATGCCGCCCAACTCAGCCGGGCGGGCAAGCTCATCTCCGTCGCAGGCGGTGGCGATACCGTGGCCGCCCTCAATAAATCCGGTGCCGCCGAGGATTTCACCTATATCTCGACCGCAGGTGGTGCCTTTCTGGAATGGATGGAAGGCAAGGATCTGCCTGGCGTTGCAGCACTCAAGGCCTGAGTGCCACCCGCCCACCACCTGTTAGCGCCACCACGATTGCACAGCCCGCGCCCCTCGCCTATGAGGGCGCGAAACCGTGTAGTCCTTCAGGGGTGTCCCATATGACCAAGACCGAACAGGCCAACAAACTCCGCGCAGGTCAGGGCTTTATCGCCGCTCTCGACCAATCCGGCGGCTCCACCCCCAAGGCCCTGCGCCTCTACGGCATCGAGGAAAGCGCCTATACCTCCGAGGCGGAAATGTTCGATCTGGTGCACGCCATGCGCGCACGCATCGCTCAGGCCCCGGAGTTTACCGGCGACAAGGTTCTGGGCGCGATCCTGTTCGAAATGACCATGGACCGCGACATCGGCGGCAAACCCTCGCCCGCCTTCCTCTGGCAAGAGCGCGGCGTCGTCCCCTTTCTCAAGGTCGACAAGGGGTTGGCCGGTGACACCGATGGCGTCAAGCTGATGAAACCCATGCCCGATCTCGATCCGCTCTTGGAGCGCGCGGTCAAGGCGGGGATTTTCGGCACCAAAATGCGCTCGGTGATCGACGCGGCCAATCCCACCGGCATTGCAGCGGCGGTCGCCCAGCAATTCGAGGTCGGACAGCAAATTCTGGGCCACGGCCTCGTGCCGATCATCGAACCCGAAGTGACCATCTCAATTGCCGACAAGGCCGAGGCCGAAACCCTCCTGCGCGCCGCCATCCTCGCGCAGCTTGACGCGCTGCCCGCCGATCAAGAGGTGATGCTCAAACTCACCCTGCCCGAAACCGCAAACCTTTACGAAAGCCTCGTCAACCACCCCCGCGTGCTGCGCGTCGTGGCGCTCTCGGGCGGCTATAGCCGGGAAGAGGCCAACGCGCGTCTGGCGCAAAATCGCGGCGTCATCGCGAGCTTCAGCCGCGCCCTGACCGAAGGTCTCTCGGCCCAGCAATCAGACGCCGAATTCAACGCCACCATCGCGAAATCCATCGACGACATCTACCGGGCCTCCATCGCGGGCTGATCGCCCGCGCCTTTCATCTGGCCAAAAATACCTCGGGGGAGTCCCGGATAAAATCCGGGACGGGGGCAGCGCCCCCACCCCGCCCTCACCCCTTGGCGCGCTTGGCCTCGGCCACGACCTTCTCCGCCAAATCGCGCGCAATGCCAAAGGCCCCCTTGATCCGGTCGCTCTCGCCTTTCCAGTCGCGGCGCACCACGATCTTGTTGTCGCGCACCTTGGCCAAACCCCGCTCGTCATTGATGAATTCAACCAAGCCCTGCGGCGAGGCGAACTTGTCGTTGTGAAACTGGATCGTGGCCCCTTTCGGCCCGCCATCAAGCTTGGCAATGCCAGCGCGTTTGCACATCGCCTTGATCCGCACCACCAGCATCAGCATGTTCACCTCGCGCGGCAGCTTGCCGAACCGGTCAATAAGTTCAGCGGCAAAGCCTTCCAACTCCACCTTGGTCTCCAACCCGCTCAAGCGGCGATAAAGCCCCAGACGCACGTCGAGATCGGGCACATACTCCTCGGGGATCAGCACCGGCACGCCCAGATTGATCTGCGGTGCCCATTGCTCATCAGCCTCCGACAGCCCCTCCATCTGGCCGGATTTGATCTTGGCAATCGCCTCTTCCAGCATGGATTGATAGAGTTCATAGCCGACATCGCGCATCTGCCCGGATTGTTCCTCGCCCAGCAGATTGCCCGCCCCGCGAATATCGAGATCCTGTGAGGCGAGCGTAAACCCGGCCCCCAATGTGTCGAGACTGCCCAGAACCCGCAGCCGCTTTTCCGCCCCCGGCGTCAGCGGCAGGCGCGGCTTGGTTGTCAGATAGGCATAGGCGCGCGTCTTGGAGCGCCCCACCCGACCCCGGATCTGATAGAGCTGGCTCAGGCCAAACATATCGGCGCGGTGGATGATCATCGTATTGGCCGTGGGAATATCGAGGCCAGATTCAACAATCGTCGTCGCCAGCAGCACATCGTATTTGCCGTCGTAAAACGCGTTCATCCGCTCGTCGAGTTCCCCCGCCGCCATCTGCCCATGGGCGATGACATAGCTCACCTCGGGCACCTGCGTTTTCAGGAAATCCTCGATCTCGGGCAGATCACTGATGCGCGGCACCACATAGAACGACTGCCCCCCGCGATAATGCTCGCGCAACAGCGCCTCGCGCACGGTCACACTGTCAAACTCGCTCACATAGGTGCGGATCGACAAACGGTCGACGGGCGGCGTGCTGATGATCGACAGGTCGCGCACCCCCGACAGCGACAGTTGCAGCGTGCGCGGAATCGGCGTCGCGGTCAGCGTCAGCACATGCACATCCGAACGCAACTGCTTCAACCGCTCCTTATGCGCCACGCCAAAGCGCTGTTCCTCGTCAATGATCAAGAGCCCAAGGTTCTTGAACCGGATGCCCTTGGCCAAGAGGGCATGGGTGCCCACGACAATATCCGCCTCGCCGCGCGCCATGGCATCGCGGGTCTTGGCCGCCTCTCCCGCCGACACAAACCGCGACAAGGGCCGCACATTGACCGGAAAGCCGCGGAACCGTGACGCAAATTCCTGATAATGCTGCCGCGCAAGCAATGTGGTGGGCGCAATCACCGCCACCTGTAGCCCCGACATCGCGGCAACAAAGGCCGCGCGCATCGCCACCTCGGTCTTGCCAAAACCCACATCGCCACAGATCAACCGATCCATCGGCGCGCCCGATCCCAGATCGTTCAACACATCCTCGATCGCATGCAACTGATCGTCGGTCTCTTGATAGGGGAACCGCGCGGCAAAGGCCTCCCAGGCGTGATGTTCCGGCTCGATCACCGGCGCGCTGCGCAGCGCCCGTTCGGCCGCCACCCGGATCAGACGATCCGCCATCTCGCGGATACGCTCTTTAAGCCGCGCCTTCTTGGCCTGCCACGCGCCGCCGCCCAGACGGTCAAGCAGGCCCTCTTCATGGCCGTATTTCGACAAGAGCTCGATATTCTCGACCGGCAGATACAGCTTGGAGCTTTCGGCATATTCCAGCACGAGGCATTCATGCGCGGCCCCGGCGGCGGTGACCACCTCAAGCCCCAGATACCGCCCGATACCGTGGTCGACATGCACCACCAGATCGCCAACACTCAGGCTCTGCGCCTCGGTCAGGAAATTCTCGGCCCGTCGCCGGCGCGGCGCG
The nucleotide sequence above comes from Roseovarius mucosus. Encoded proteins:
- a CDS encoding fructose bisphosphate aldolase, with amino-acid sequence MTKTEQANKLRAGQGFIAALDQSGGSTPKALRLYGIEESAYTSEAEMFDLVHAMRARIAQAPEFTGDKVLGAILFEMTMDRDIGGKPSPAFLWQERGVVPFLKVDKGLAGDTDGVKLMKPMPDLDPLLERAVKAGIFGTKMRSVIDAANPTGIAAAVAQQFEVGQQILGHGLVPIIEPEVTISIADKAEAETLLRAAILAQLDALPADQEVMLKLTLPETANLYESLVNHPRVLRVVALSGGYSREEANARLAQNRGVIASFSRALTEGLSAQQSDAEFNATIAKSIDDIYRASIAG
- the mfd gene encoding transcription-repair coupling factor; its protein translation is MTKAQHITVGGAPEGFDATLILAEVAKTGAPVLHVARDDKRMAAMQAALRFFAPDMPVITFPGWDCLPYDRVSPNAEISATRMATLAGLAHGGPSQFVLLTTLNAATQRVPAREVLRGAAFVAAVGERIDEKALRDFLVRMGFTQAPTVTEPGDYALRGGIIDIYPPGEGGPVRLDLFGDVLDGVRGFDPGTQRTTEKLDRVELAPVSEVILDEEAIRRFRQNYRIEFGAAGTDDPLYEAVSAGRKHAGVEHWLPFFHERLEGLFDYLPQATITLDEQVTPQRLARWESIADQYETRHLALSQKSRGDTVYKPVQPGLLYFDDAAWTAAVAERRVLQFAALPQATGPGVIDAGGRIGRNFAPERQQENINLFSALKDHIRAKLDRAPVLVASYSAGARERLEGLLEDEGLIGAVGVSSAKGIGKHGLHLAVWPLESGFDAPGLTVISEQDVLGERLIRAPRRRRAENFLTEAQSLSVGDLVVHVDHGIGRYLGLEVVTAAGAAHECLVLEYAESSKLYLPVENIELLSKYGHEEGLLDRLGGGAWQAKKARLKERIREMADRLIRVAAERALRSAPVIEPEHHAWEAFAARFPYQETDDQLHAIEDVLNDLGSGAPMDRLICGDVGFGKTEVAMRAAFVAAMSGLQVAVIAPTTLLARQHYQEFASRFRGFPVNVRPLSRFVSAGEAAKTRDAMARGEADIVVGTHALLAKGIRFKNLGLLIIDEEQRFGVAHKERLKQLRSDVHVLTLTATPIPRTLQLSLSGVRDLSIISTPPVDRLSIRTYVSEFDSVTVREALLREHYRGGQSFYVVPRISDLPEIEDFLKTQVPEVSYVIAHGQMAAGELDERMNAFYDGKYDVLLATTIVESGLDIPTANTMIIHRADMFGLSQLYQIRGRVGRSKTRAYAYLTTKPRLPLTPGAEKRLRVLGSLDTLGAGFTLASQDLDIRGAGNLLGEEQSGQMRDVGYELYQSMLEEAIAKIKSGQMEGLSEADEQWAPQINLGVPVLIPEEYVPDLDVRLGLYRRLSGLETKVELEGFAAELIDRFGKLPREVNMLMLVVRIKAMCKRAGIAKLDGGPKGATIQFHNDKFASPQGLVEFINDERGLAKVRDNKIVVRRDWKGESDRIKGAFGIARDLAEKVVAEAKRAKG